CCGCTACGAAGACTTTCGTGTTGCCGATCCGCGTGACAACAAAGAATTGCGCGACGCATTACGTGCAGACCTTATCGAACTGGAACTTGATGGCGACGCGATGATGCATCGCCGTTTGGTTGCCAACCGTGGGCGGATCACCGGAATTCAGGTCGGTTCGTCGCGAGAAACATCGGGACACTTTGAACCCGAAGAGCCCAGCGAAGATGACATCCCGAGCCTGTCGGACGGACCCGGTGTGATGAGCCAAATGATTGGCGGCATCACTGACAAGTTGACCGATCAGGTTGAGCAAGCTGCTGATGAGCTGGAAACCGTTCGTACTAGTCAAGACATCAAGCAGCGCTACGAACGCGAGTACGATGATCTTGCGAAACGTGCGAAAGAGCTTGAAACGAAAATTCGCGAGTTCAAAAGCAATGCCAAGGCGATCGAGAACCCGTTGCGAGATTGGGATCGAATCGGCACCACCGTTAATCTGGCTGATGAGACACGCGCCGAGTTGAAATCGATCATCGCTTCGCTCGAGACTTTGCCGCAGCGATTTCAATCTGACCTGGCGAAGTTGGAACTGGCTAAGCAAGCTGATTTGAAGCGAATCGATCAGTTCGTTCCCGGCGACCTATCACAATCACAAAACGCCGGTATCGATTTGGTCAGTCATGCTGTTCGAGACCAGATCACAACCATCAAGCAGTACTGGGAAAACGGCCGGACAATCGCCAACTATACGGTCGTCGCGCCTGAAAACGAACGAGCCCGAGGTGTGGATATCGATCTGTTAGGCCAGACACGCAAGCCAGATATTCTGGTGCGAAGCTGCGAGATCCAAGGCCTAATGCGTGCCGGTGGCGAGTCCTATTCGCTGACCGGGACGGTCGAGAATATGACGCCTTCGCCAACACTGCTCGATGAACCTTTGCGTGCTGAACTGCAACTGAACGGACCTCAGACTGTCAAAGTTGGCTACGTTCGCGACCGTCGCAGTGGTAGCGACGTCGATCGCTTGACCATCCATTGGCCTGAGTCTGAAGCCCCAACAATGCGGATGGGAGACGACAAAGACGCGGTCGTTTCGATCAATGGTGGACGACGCGAAATTTGGGTTCAGATGCGTAGCGAAGGTGATCAAGTCCATGGCATCCTGGCGTGTAAGCAAACGGGCGTCAAACTTGGCTTGGACGTCGATTCCAAATACGAAACCCTTGCCGCAACCGATGCACTTCGCCAAAGCTTGTCCGATGTGGATATGATCACGATCAAGGCAGAGTTCGAAGGAACCTGGGACCATCTCGCAATGAAGATGGATACCAACCTAGGCGACATCTTGAAGAACGCTGCTAGCGATGCAATCGCAAAACAAGTGGAAGCGACCAAAGCCAAGATGGTTGCCAAAGCAGACAAAGCCTTGCTTGATCAACAGCAGCAACTGACAACTTGGTTCGCAACGAAGAGTGCAAGTTCACAGCAGCTTGTTGCGAAGGCTGATCAGTTGTTAGCCGACCTTGGAAAAGATGTCTTAGGTGGTGTTGATTCTTCTGAGGTGACGATCGGTCGGCTGAACGATCTCTTGAGAAGCCGCCTTCGCTGATCACTTCACCCTCGCAGTGATAGACACCGTGGATGAAATCGTCTTCTGGCAGGGATCACTTTCGGAAAAC
The Stieleria sp. JC731 genome window above contains:
- a CDS encoding TIGR03545 family protein produces the protein MIRWRYLVTRVLIVLAVLVIVRLGMGPVARWATIMGLQTATGAKVEIGSTHVMLFPPRVRYEDFRVADPRDNKELRDALRADLIELELDGDAMMHRRLVANRGRITGIQVGSSRETSGHFEPEEPSEDDIPSLSDGPGVMSQMIGGITDKLTDQVEQAADELETVRTSQDIKQRYEREYDDLAKRAKELETKIREFKSNAKAIENPLRDWDRIGTTVNLADETRAELKSIIASLETLPQRFQSDLAKLELAKQADLKRIDQFVPGDLSQSQNAGIDLVSHAVRDQITTIKQYWENGRTIANYTVVAPENERARGVDIDLLGQTRKPDILVRSCEIQGLMRAGGESYSLTGTVENMTPSPTLLDEPLRAELQLNGPQTVKVGYVRDRRSGSDVDRLTIHWPESEAPTMRMGDDKDAVVSINGGRREIWVQMRSEGDQVHGILACKQTGVKLGLDVDSKYETLAATDALRQSLSDVDMITIKAEFEGTWDHLAMKMDTNLGDILKNAASDAIAKQVEATKAKMVAKADKALLDQQQQLTTWFATKSASSQQLVAKADQLLADLGKDVLGGVDSSEVTIGRLNDLLRSRLR